The Equus przewalskii isolate Varuska chromosome 5, EquPr2, whole genome shotgun sequence genome window below encodes:
- the CD27 gene encoding CD27 antigen isoform X3 has translation MARPPPCWLWVLGTLAGLSATPAPKSCPEKHYWARGELCCPMCKPGLLIRNCTLTANTECGCPKGWQCKDKECTECDPPANPSLTPRPSQAPGPQPTHLPYAKKMPEARTVRHVQTLADFRQLPAPVLSTHWPREFSPRSPLPERRHTGESRTEASQKAPRAQRSLCSTDCIRIFVIFSGMFLAFTMVGALFLHQQRKYGLNKGESPAVAEPGPYSCPREEEGSAFPIQEDYRKPEPASYP, from the exons ATGGCCCGGCCACCTCCCTGCTGGCTGTGGGTTCTGGGGACCCTGGCGGGGCTCTCAGCTACCCCAGCCCCCAAGAGCTGTCCAGAGAAGCACTACTGGGCTCGGGGAGAACTGTGCTGCCCGATGTGCAAGCCAG gtCTTCTCATTCGAAACTGCACCCTCACCGCCAACACCGAGTGTGGCTGCCCCAAGGGCTGGCAGTGCAAAGACAAGGAGTGTACCGAGTGTGATCCTCCTGCAAACCCCTCGCTGACCCCTCGCCCATCTCAGGCCCCAGGCCCACAACCCACCCACTTACCTTATGCCAAAA AGATGCCGGAGGCCAGGACAGTCCGGCACGTGCAGACTCTGGCTGACTTCAGGCAGCTGCCTGCCCCAGTTCTCTCAACCCACTGGCCACGTGAGTTTTCTCCCCGTTCCCCACTCCCAGAGAGAAGGCATACAGGAGAGTCCAGGACGGAAGCCAGCCAGAAAGCTCCTCGGG CCCAAAGGTCTCTGTGCAGCACAGATTGCATCCGCATCTTTGTGATCTTCTCTGGAATGTTTCTTGCTTTCACCATGGTCGGAGCCCTGTTCCTCCATCAACAAAGAAAATATGGACTAA ACAAAGGAGAAAGTCCAGCAGTTGCAGAGCCTGGTCCTTACAGCTGCCCCAGGGAGGAAGAGGGCAGCGCCTTCCCCATCCAGGAGGATTACCGAAAACCAGAGCCAGCTTCGTACCCCTGA
- the CD27 gene encoding CD27 antigen isoform X4: protein MARPPPCWLWVLGTLAGLSATPAPKSCPEKHYWARGELCCPMCKPGMFLKEDCDGHGRITQCDSCIPGVSFSPDYHARPHCESCRHCNSEMPEARTVRHVQTLADFRQLPAPVLSTHWPREFSPRSPLPERRHTGESRTEASQKAPRAQRSLCSTDCIRIFVIFSGMFLAFTMVGALFLHQQRKYGLNKGESPAVAEPGPYSCPREEEGSAFPIQEDYRKPEPASYP from the exons ATGGCCCGGCCACCTCCCTGCTGGCTGTGGGTTCTGGGGACCCTGGCGGGGCTCTCAGCTACCCCAGCCCCCAAGAGCTGTCCAGAGAAGCACTACTGGGCTCGGGGAGAACTGTGCTGCCCGATGTGCAAGCCAG GAATGTTCCTCAAGGAGGACTGTGACGGGCACGGAAGGATTACTCAGTGTGATTCATGTATACCAGGGGTTTCCTTCTCACCAGACTACCACGCCCGGCCCCACTGTGAGAGCTGTCGGCACTGTAACTCTG AGATGCCGGAGGCCAGGACAGTCCGGCACGTGCAGACTCTGGCTGACTTCAGGCAGCTGCCTGCCCCAGTTCTCTCAACCCACTGGCCACGTGAGTTTTCTCCCCGTTCCCCACTCCCAGAGAGAAGGCATACAGGAGAGTCCAGGACGGAAGCCAGCCAGAAAGCTCCTCGGG CCCAAAGGTCTCTGTGCAGCACAGATTGCATCCGCATCTTTGTGATCTTCTCTGGAATGTTTCTTGCTTTCACCATGGTCGGAGCCCTGTTCCTCCATCAACAAAGAAAATATGGACTAA ACAAAGGAGAAAGTCCAGCAGTTGCAGAGCCTGGTCCTTACAGCTGCCCCAGGGAGGAAGAGGGCAGCGCCTTCCCCATCCAGGAGGATTACCGAAAACCAGAGCCAGCTTCGTACCCCTGA
- the CD27 gene encoding CD27 antigen isoform X6, giving the protein MARPPPCWLWVLGTLAGLSATPAPKSCPEKHYWARGELCCPMCKPGMFLKEDCDGHGRITQCDSCIPGVSFSPDYHARPHCESCRHCNSEMPEARTVRHVQTLADFRQLPAPVLSTHWPPQRSLCSTDCIRIFVIFSGMFLAFTMVGALFLHQQRKYGLNKGESPAVAEPGPYSCPREEEGSAFPIQEDYRKPEPASYP; this is encoded by the exons ATGGCCCGGCCACCTCCCTGCTGGCTGTGGGTTCTGGGGACCCTGGCGGGGCTCTCAGCTACCCCAGCCCCCAAGAGCTGTCCAGAGAAGCACTACTGGGCTCGGGGAGAACTGTGCTGCCCGATGTGCAAGCCAG GAATGTTCCTCAAGGAGGACTGTGACGGGCACGGAAGGATTACTCAGTGTGATTCATGTATACCAGGGGTTTCCTTCTCACCAGACTACCACGCCCGGCCCCACTGTGAGAGCTGTCGGCACTGTAACTCTG AGATGCCGGAGGCCAGGACAGTCCGGCACGTGCAGACTCTGGCTGACTTCAGGCAGCTGCCTGCCCCAGTTCTCTCAACCCACTGGCCAC CCCAAAGGTCTCTGTGCAGCACAGATTGCATCCGCATCTTTGTGATCTTCTCTGGAATGTTTCTTGCTTTCACCATGGTCGGAGCCCTGTTCCTCCATCAACAAAGAAAATATGGACTAA ACAAAGGAGAAAGTCCAGCAGTTGCAGAGCCTGGTCCTTACAGCTGCCCCAGGGAGGAAGAGGGCAGCGCCTTCCCCATCCAGGAGGATTACCGAAAACCAGAGCCAGCTTCGTACCCCTGA
- the CD27 gene encoding CD27 antigen isoform X2, producing MARPPPCWLWVLGTLAGLSATPAPKSCPEKHYWARGELCCPMCKPGMFLKEDCDGHGRITQCDSCIPGVSFSPDYHARPHCESCRHCNSGLLIRNCTLTANTECGCPKGWQCKDKECTECDPPANPSLTPRPSQAPGPQPTHLPYAKKMPEARTVRHVQTLADFRQLPAPVLSTHWPPQRSLCSTDCIRIFVIFSGMFLAFTMVGALFLHQQRKYGLNKGESPAVAEPGPYSCPREEEGSAFPIQEDYRKPEPASYP from the exons ATGGCCCGGCCACCTCCCTGCTGGCTGTGGGTTCTGGGGACCCTGGCGGGGCTCTCAGCTACCCCAGCCCCCAAGAGCTGTCCAGAGAAGCACTACTGGGCTCGGGGAGAACTGTGCTGCCCGATGTGCAAGCCAG GAATGTTCCTCAAGGAGGACTGTGACGGGCACGGAAGGATTACTCAGTGTGATTCATGTATACCAGGGGTTTCCTTCTCACCAGACTACCACGCCCGGCCCCACTGTGAGAGCTGTCGGCACTGTAACTCTG gtCTTCTCATTCGAAACTGCACCCTCACCGCCAACACCGAGTGTGGCTGCCCCAAGGGCTGGCAGTGCAAAGACAAGGAGTGTACCGAGTGTGATCCTCCTGCAAACCCCTCGCTGACCCCTCGCCCATCTCAGGCCCCAGGCCCACAACCCACCCACTTACCTTATGCCAAAA AGATGCCGGAGGCCAGGACAGTCCGGCACGTGCAGACTCTGGCTGACTTCAGGCAGCTGCCTGCCCCAGTTCTCTCAACCCACTGGCCAC CCCAAAGGTCTCTGTGCAGCACAGATTGCATCCGCATCTTTGTGATCTTCTCTGGAATGTTTCTTGCTTTCACCATGGTCGGAGCCCTGTTCCTCCATCAACAAAGAAAATATGGACTAA ACAAAGGAGAAAGTCCAGCAGTTGCAGAGCCTGGTCCTTACAGCTGCCCCAGGGAGGAAGAGGGCAGCGCCTTCCCCATCCAGGAGGATTACCGAAAACCAGAGCCAGCTTCGTACCCCTGA
- the CD27 gene encoding CD27 antigen isoform X5 produces the protein MARPPPCWLWVLGTLAGLSATPAPKSCPEKHYWARGELCCPMCKPGLLIRNCTLTANTECGCPKGWQCKDKECTECDPPANPSLTPRPSQAPGPQPTHLPYAKKMPEARTVRHVQTLADFRQLPAPVLSTHWPPQRSLCSTDCIRIFVIFSGMFLAFTMVGALFLHQQRKYGLNKGESPAVAEPGPYSCPREEEGSAFPIQEDYRKPEPASYP, from the exons ATGGCCCGGCCACCTCCCTGCTGGCTGTGGGTTCTGGGGACCCTGGCGGGGCTCTCAGCTACCCCAGCCCCCAAGAGCTGTCCAGAGAAGCACTACTGGGCTCGGGGAGAACTGTGCTGCCCGATGTGCAAGCCAG gtCTTCTCATTCGAAACTGCACCCTCACCGCCAACACCGAGTGTGGCTGCCCCAAGGGCTGGCAGTGCAAAGACAAGGAGTGTACCGAGTGTGATCCTCCTGCAAACCCCTCGCTGACCCCTCGCCCATCTCAGGCCCCAGGCCCACAACCCACCCACTTACCTTATGCCAAAA AGATGCCGGAGGCCAGGACAGTCCGGCACGTGCAGACTCTGGCTGACTTCAGGCAGCTGCCTGCCCCAGTTCTCTCAACCCACTGGCCAC CCCAAAGGTCTCTGTGCAGCACAGATTGCATCCGCATCTTTGTGATCTTCTCTGGAATGTTTCTTGCTTTCACCATGGTCGGAGCCCTGTTCCTCCATCAACAAAGAAAATATGGACTAA ACAAAGGAGAAAGTCCAGCAGTTGCAGAGCCTGGTCCTTACAGCTGCCCCAGGGAGGAAGAGGGCAGCGCCTTCCCCATCCAGGAGGATTACCGAAAACCAGAGCCAGCTTCGTACCCCTGA
- the CD27 gene encoding CD27 antigen isoform X7, translating into MARPPPCWLWVLGTLAGLSATPAPKSCPEKHYWARGELCCPMCKPEMPEARTVRHVQTLADFRQLPAPVLSTHWPPQRSLCSTDCIRIFVIFSGMFLAFTMVGALFLHQQRKYGLNKGESPAVAEPGPYSCPREEEGSAFPIQEDYRKPEPASYP; encoded by the exons ATGGCCCGGCCACCTCCCTGCTGGCTGTGGGTTCTGGGGACCCTGGCGGGGCTCTCAGCTACCCCAGCCCCCAAGAGCTGTCCAGAGAAGCACTACTGGGCTCGGGGAGAACTGTGCTGCCCGATGTGCAAGCCAG AGATGCCGGAGGCCAGGACAGTCCGGCACGTGCAGACTCTGGCTGACTTCAGGCAGCTGCCTGCCCCAGTTCTCTCAACCCACTGGCCAC CCCAAAGGTCTCTGTGCAGCACAGATTGCATCCGCATCTTTGTGATCTTCTCTGGAATGTTTCTTGCTTTCACCATGGTCGGAGCCCTGTTCCTCCATCAACAAAGAAAATATGGACTAA ACAAAGGAGAAAGTCCAGCAGTTGCAGAGCCTGGTCCTTACAGCTGCCCCAGGGAGGAAGAGGGCAGCGCCTTCCCCATCCAGGAGGATTACCGAAAACCAGAGCCAGCTTCGTACCCCTGA
- the CD27 gene encoding CD27 antigen isoform X1, whose product MARPPPCWLWVLGTLAGLSATPAPKSCPEKHYWARGELCCPMCKPGMFLKEDCDGHGRITQCDSCIPGVSFSPDYHARPHCESCRHCNSGLLIRNCTLTANTECGCPKGWQCKDKECTECDPPANPSLTPRPSQAPGPQPTHLPYAKKMPEARTVRHVQTLADFRQLPAPVLSTHWPREFSPRSPLPERRHTGESRTEASQKAPRAQRSLCSTDCIRIFVIFSGMFLAFTMVGALFLHQQRKYGLNKGESPAVAEPGPYSCPREEEGSAFPIQEDYRKPEPASYP is encoded by the exons ATGGCCCGGCCACCTCCCTGCTGGCTGTGGGTTCTGGGGACCCTGGCGGGGCTCTCAGCTACCCCAGCCCCCAAGAGCTGTCCAGAGAAGCACTACTGGGCTCGGGGAGAACTGTGCTGCCCGATGTGCAAGCCAG GAATGTTCCTCAAGGAGGACTGTGACGGGCACGGAAGGATTACTCAGTGTGATTCATGTATACCAGGGGTTTCCTTCTCACCAGACTACCACGCCCGGCCCCACTGTGAGAGCTGTCGGCACTGTAACTCTG gtCTTCTCATTCGAAACTGCACCCTCACCGCCAACACCGAGTGTGGCTGCCCCAAGGGCTGGCAGTGCAAAGACAAGGAGTGTACCGAGTGTGATCCTCCTGCAAACCCCTCGCTGACCCCTCGCCCATCTCAGGCCCCAGGCCCACAACCCACCCACTTACCTTATGCCAAAA AGATGCCGGAGGCCAGGACAGTCCGGCACGTGCAGACTCTGGCTGACTTCAGGCAGCTGCCTGCCCCAGTTCTCTCAACCCACTGGCCACGTGAGTTTTCTCCCCGTTCCCCACTCCCAGAGAGAAGGCATACAGGAGAGTCCAGGACGGAAGCCAGCCAGAAAGCTCCTCGGG CCCAAAGGTCTCTGTGCAGCACAGATTGCATCCGCATCTTTGTGATCTTCTCTGGAATGTTTCTTGCTTTCACCATGGTCGGAGCCCTGTTCCTCCATCAACAAAGAAAATATGGACTAA ACAAAGGAGAAAGTCCAGCAGTTGCAGAGCCTGGTCCTTACAGCTGCCCCAGGGAGGAAGAGGGCAGCGCCTTCCCCATCCAGGAGGATTACCGAAAACCAGAGCCAGCTTCGTACCCCTGA